From bacterium, a single genomic window includes:
- a CDS encoding T9SS type A sorting domain-containing protein: protein MDWYFNVDLDYDPVYHLMSPEKGEVVYAFPFTFDWEDQQIPNLESYTLWWGTDPDFITYNEITDIDKSEYTISGGIEDGARVYWRVKSLDDGGGEYWAEELDWYFDIDLGGGVDLADFGAGATDEGVLVNWRLSGEEPAGLRVLRGAGEPEMISGNLPGDSSRYLDRGVEPGGSYAYWLEVIDAEGVVSRFGPTEAVSVPGETFTLVLYAAYPSPSRDAVNFVYSLPDDGHAVLSVYDLSGRRIATPVDSELTAGRHEVSWSCAEIPSGVYLYRLETSAGSLTQRLVVSR from the coding sequence GATGGACTGGTACTTCAACGTGGACCTGGACTACGACCCCGTCTATCACCTGATGAGCCCCGAGAAGGGCGAAGTAGTATATGCATTCCCCTTCACGTTCGACTGGGAGGACCAACAGATACCCAACCTGGAATCCTACACCCTCTGGTGGGGGACAGACCCGGACTTCATCACCTATAACGAAATTACGGACATTGACAAGTCGGAGTATACGATATCCGGCGGCATCGAGGACGGGGCGCGCGTCTACTGGCGGGTGAAATCGCTCGACGACGGGGGCGGGGAGTATTGGGCCGAGGAGCTGGACTGGTACTTCGACATTGACCTGGGCGGCGGGGTGGACCTCGCCGACTTCGGCGCGGGCGCGACCGACGAGGGCGTTCTCGTAAACTGGCGCCTCTCGGGCGAGGAACCGGCAGGTCTGCGCGTCCTGCGGGGCGCCGGCGAGCCGGAGATGATTTCCGGCAATCTGCCCGGCGATTCATCCAGATACCTCGACCGGGGCGTGGAACCCGGCGGGAGTTACGCCTACTGGCTGGAGGTCATTGACGCGGAAGGCGTGGTCAGCCGCTTCGGCCCCACGGAGGCGGTCTCGGTTCCCGGGGAGACGTTTACTCTCGTCCTCTACGCCGCCTATCCGAGCCCGTCGCGGGATGCCGTCAACTTCGTCTACTCCCTGCCCGACGACGGCCACGCAGTGCTGTCGGTTTACGATTTATCGGGTCGGAGGATTGCGACGCCGGTTGACTCGGAGCTGACCGCCGGGCGTCACGAAGTTTCCTGGTCCTGCGCGGAAATTCCCTCCGGCGTCTACCTCTACCGCCTGGAAACGAGCGCGGGGTCGCTGACGCAGCGGCTGGTCGTCAGCCGGTAG